The following are encoded in a window of Telmatobacter sp. DSM 110680 genomic DNA:
- the fmt gene encoding methionyl-tRNA formyltransferase: MKLVFCGTPRFAVPTLGALLAAGHEIALVVSQPDRPVGRTQQMTAPPVKETALAAGLKITQPEKIRNNPEFRAQLKGIAPDAIVVVAYGRIIPPWMLALPRLGCINLHASLLPKYRGAAPIQWAVAMGETVTGNTTMLLEEGLDTGPILLQREIAIAPEQTAAALFEVLAKDGAPLVVETLRGLQQATVEPKRQDEAGATLAPILTREDGRMDFAARTAIELWNRWRGFQPWPGAYTSLDGKKLIAHQMRVVGKASPSEPGTVEVADHRLLIACAHNSWIEITELQLEGKKRMAASDFLRGAGLHSGIRLG, encoded by the coding sequence GTGAAACTTGTTTTTTGCGGGACCCCGCGCTTTGCCGTTCCTACATTGGGGGCATTGCTTGCAGCTGGCCACGAGATCGCGCTGGTGGTTTCGCAGCCGGATCGTCCCGTGGGACGCACGCAGCAGATGACGGCTCCCCCCGTAAAGGAAACAGCTCTGGCCGCAGGGCTGAAAATCACCCAGCCCGAGAAGATCAGGAATAATCCAGAGTTTCGCGCGCAACTGAAAGGCATTGCGCCGGACGCGATCGTGGTGGTGGCTTACGGGCGCATCATCCCTCCCTGGATGCTGGCGTTGCCGCGACTCGGCTGCATCAACCTGCATGCGTCCTTGCTGCCGAAGTATCGCGGAGCTGCGCCTATCCAGTGGGCGGTCGCGATGGGCGAAACGGTTACGGGCAACACCACCATGTTGCTCGAAGAAGGTCTGGACACGGGGCCAATTCTATTGCAGCGCGAAATCGCGATTGCTCCGGAGCAGACGGCGGCGGCCCTGTTTGAAGTGCTGGCGAAAGATGGAGCTCCGCTGGTCGTTGAGACTCTGCGCGGACTGCAGCAGGCAACTGTCGAGCCAAAGCGGCAGGATGAGGCGGGCGCAACACTGGCTCCGATTCTCACTCGTGAAGATGGACGGATGGATTTTGCGGCTCGAACCGCAATTGAGCTTTGGAATCGCTGGCGGGGATTTCAGCCGTGGCCCGGAGCCTATACAAGCCTCGATGGGAAAAAACTGATCGCCCATCAAATGCGGGTGGTTGGGAAGGCTTCCCCAAGCGAGCCGGGCACTGTTGAAGTGGCGGATCACCGTCTACTGATCGCGTGCGCGCACAACTCATGGATTGAGATCACCGAATTGCAGCTAGAAGGCAAGAAGCGCATGGCTGCGTCCGATTTTCTGCGCGGAGCCGGCTTACATTCGGGAATTCGACTTGGTTAG
- a CDS encoding heme-degrading domain-containing protein encodes MDEDTPMGLSEDLERIALQEKELVLPRLDAAIAWDLGSRLRTMAAERGLPIVIDVRRFGQPLFYAAMDETNPDNAEWVRRKSNVVARFYRSSYAVGLREKQKGQTICESQGLPLADYATHGGSFPLNVTGAGVVGSVTVSGLPMRDDHELVIEALCAVLGRDYAQLKLPPE; translated from the coding sequence ATGGACGAGGACACGCCAATGGGGCTAAGTGAAGACCTGGAAAGGATTGCACTTCAGGAAAAGGAACTGGTGCTGCCGCGACTCGATGCCGCGATAGCGTGGGATCTGGGCTCGCGCCTGCGTACGATGGCTGCTGAGCGCGGTCTCCCTATCGTGATCGACGTGCGAAGATTCGGACAGCCGCTTTTCTACGCAGCCATGGACGAGACGAATCCCGACAATGCTGAGTGGGTGCGGCGCAAAAGCAATGTAGTGGCAAGGTTTTATCGCAGTTCTTACGCTGTTGGCCTGCGCGAAAAGCAGAAGGGCCAGACAATCTGCGAAAGCCAGGGCTTGCCGCTCGCTGACTATGCAACCCATGGCGGATCATTCCCGCTCAATGTGACGGGCGCAGGTGTCGTCGGCAGTGTAACGGTCTCCGGTTTGCCGATGCGCGACGATCACGAACTGGTGATTGAAGCGTTGTGTGCTGTTCTTGGTCGCGATTATGCTCAACTCAAGCTTCCGCCCGAATGA
- a CDS encoding MFS transporter — MAEDPGVTREETLAVTAQRDYSHAWRALRHRNFRLFFGGQSISLIGTWMTRIATSWLVYRLTHSALLLGTVGFAGQIPTFLLAPIAGVIVDRIDRRKVLVWTQALAMVQSLLLAWLTLSHLITITEVLALSAMQGVINAFDMPGRQSFMVKMVEDRADLSNAIAINSSMVNTARLIGPSIAGLLIAATNEGWCFLVDGISYIAVIASLLMMRIPQNQMERVTASMIVQLKEGWTYVAASVPIRSILLLFALLSLMGWPFMVLMPIFAGQILHGGAHTLGFLMGAVGVGSLISALSMVMRRSVRGLTKMIPITAVVFGIGLICFGLSHFLWLSMLMMLVTGFGMMQGLTGSNTIIQTLVDEKMRGRVMSYYTMAFVGMAPFGSLLAGALAHAIGAPRTVIISGVACIAGAIWFASRLTEIRKDMRPIYERLGIVPQRNPVEEATES; from the coding sequence ATGGCAGAGGATCCTGGCGTTACCCGGGAAGAAACACTTGCAGTGACCGCGCAGCGCGACTATTCGCATGCTTGGAGAGCCCTGCGTCATCGCAATTTTCGGCTCTTCTTTGGCGGCCAGAGCATTTCTCTGATCGGTACATGGATGACGCGCATCGCGACTTCGTGGCTCGTATACCGGCTCACGCATTCGGCTCTTCTTTTGGGTACAGTTGGTTTCGCCGGTCAAATACCTACCTTTCTGCTCGCGCCGATTGCCGGGGTGATCGTCGATCGCATCGACCGCCGCAAAGTGTTGGTGTGGACTCAGGCTCTTGCGATGGTGCAATCGCTTCTCCTGGCGTGGCTGACTCTGTCGCACCTCATCACAATCACCGAGGTACTCGCTTTAAGTGCAATGCAGGGCGTTATCAATGCATTCGATATGCCCGGCCGCCAATCTTTCATGGTCAAAATGGTCGAAGATCGAGCCGATCTTTCCAATGCCATCGCTATCAATTCGTCGATGGTAAACACCGCGAGGCTGATCGGACCCTCGATTGCCGGCTTGCTGATTGCCGCGACCAATGAAGGCTGGTGTTTTCTCGTGGATGGCATCAGCTACATCGCGGTAATTGCTTCGCTCCTGATGATGAGGATCCCGCAGAATCAGATGGAGCGCGTCACCGCTTCGATGATCGTCCAGCTCAAAGAGGGTTGGACATACGTAGCCGCCTCTGTGCCGATCCGCTCCATTCTGCTGTTATTTGCTCTTTTGAGCTTGATGGGCTGGCCGTTCATGGTGCTGATGCCGATTTTTGCCGGGCAGATTCTGCATGGTGGTGCGCATACATTGGGCTTTTTGATGGGAGCCGTCGGCGTAGGCTCGTTGATTTCAGCCCTATCGATGGTGATGCGACGCTCGGTCCGTGGGCTGACCAAGATGATTCCGATCACCGCGGTGGTCTTCGGCATCGGACTAATCTGCTTCGGGCTGTCTCATTTTCTGTGGCTATCCATGCTGATGATGCTCGTCACCGGCTTCGGCATGATGCAGGGACTGACGGGCAGCAACACCATCATTCAAACGCTCGTCGATGAAAAGATGCGTGGCCGAGTGATGAGCTACTACACAATGGCCTTCGTCGGGATGGCGCCGTTTGGCAGCCTGCTGGCGGGTGCGCTCGCACATGCCATCGGTGCGCCTCGCACTGTGATCATCAGCGGGGTTGCCTGCATCGCCGGCGCTATCTGGTTTGCCTCGCGCCTTACGGAAATCCGCAAAGACATGCGGCCAATCTATGAACGTCTGGGGATCGTACCCCAAAGAAATCCAGTGGAAGAAGCGACGGAAAGCTGA
- a CDS encoding PASTA domain-containing protein: MKRSFLLRFFRMASVVMLLIAAALLSAITTMHFAIHGAEVKIPALKGMTVAEARSQAAGMGLSLDVDNRYYSADVAAGHILTQSPAPGTVVRREWHLRVAESLGPQKVDVPDTVGTEGRVAALRLRRAGLEVGVTAKLPYAGAEEGTVLAQDPPAHSQGLAQPSVNILVAAPDNAPPDGYVMPDLTGIPIITAQEMLNRIGLKVDTPAYAEVFVPSVSTAAEQPKSPIAPGAVIAQQPMAGARVDLNTLIKLTAAK, from the coding sequence ATGAAACGCAGCTTCCTCCTCCGCTTCTTCCGTATGGCGTCGGTAGTTATGTTGCTGATCGCCGCTGCCCTGCTATCGGCGATCACTACGATGCATTTTGCAATCCATGGCGCGGAAGTTAAGATTCCCGCGCTAAAGGGGATGACCGTAGCCGAGGCGCGCAGTCAGGCGGCAGGTATGGGCCTCAGTCTCGATGTCGACAATCGCTACTATTCCGCCGACGTTGCTGCCGGACACATTTTGACGCAATCGCCTGCACCGGGCACCGTGGTGCGCCGCGAGTGGCACTTGCGCGTGGCAGAAAGCCTTGGTCCCCAGAAGGTCGATGTTCCTGACACAGTAGGCACAGAGGGCCGCGTAGCTGCATTGCGCCTGCGCCGCGCCGGACTTGAAGTCGGCGTCACTGCGAAGCTGCCCTACGCAGGCGCTGAAGAAGGTACAGTTCTTGCGCAGGACCCGCCCGCGCACTCCCAGGGACTTGCACAGCCAAGCGTAAACATCCTTGTTGCCGCACCGGACAATGCGCCGCCGGACGGTTACGTGATGCCGGATCTGACGGGTATTCCGATCATCACCGCGCAGGAAATGCTGAACCGAATTGGCCTTAAGGTGGATACTCCAGCCTACGCCGAAGTGTTTGTGCCATCGGTCAGCACGGCGGCAGAGCAGCCTAAATCTCCGATTGCTCCTGGAGCAGTCATTGCGCAACAGCCCATGGCAGGTGCACGCGTCGATCTAAATACCCTGATCAAACTCACTGCGGCGAAATAG
- a CDS encoding transcription antitermination factor NusB, protein MSEVSPARRIAYGILKAIENGKGHSDDLLRGKSVTALSESDRHLTTALVLGVLRWQIALDQRLRPLLKHPNAKVDAEVLIALRLGAFQLLHMDRIPRHAAIDESVEITKHAGHKFASGMVNAVLRKLAVSRTSQREESDADDWQQALPAWMVERWIAHYGGEATREICRHSQRQPDLTLRVTASDAEAELIANGISLSPGQLLDVARDVTSGDVMGMAALREGRVRFQDEGSQLVAELAPRGSKILDCCAAPGGKTLILAERNPDAKIVACESSPQRIAHLRERLAAVGDRVECRLTDAATLEDTSVYDVVLVDVPCSGTGTLGRNPEIRHRLVPEDLPRQAERQRAILSAALRAVRPGGHIVYSTCSLEVEENEQVVYAVLAQRPGARVISLETRIEELRIEGILTPTGSTALLQCISPRGALHLLPGVLQTDGFFVTLIKKMA, encoded by the coding sequence ATGAGTGAAGTTTCGCCAGCGCGCCGCATTGCCTATGGAATCCTGAAAGCCATCGAAAATGGCAAAGGCCATTCTGACGATTTGCTGCGTGGGAAAAGCGTCACAGCCCTTTCCGAATCTGACCGGCATCTGACGACGGCGCTCGTGCTTGGCGTTCTGCGTTGGCAGATCGCTCTCGATCAGCGGCTCCGGCCTTTGCTCAAACATCCCAATGCGAAGGTCGACGCTGAAGTACTGATCGCTTTGCGTCTCGGCGCTTTTCAATTGCTGCATATGGATCGGATTCCAAGGCATGCAGCAATCGACGAAAGCGTTGAGATTACGAAGCATGCGGGACACAAATTCGCTTCTGGAATGGTGAACGCGGTACTTCGGAAACTCGCTGTCTCGAGAACGTCGCAGCGAGAAGAATCCGACGCCGATGATTGGCAGCAAGCCTTACCAGCGTGGATGGTAGAGCGATGGATAGCTCATTACGGAGGTGAGGCAACCCGCGAGATCTGCCGTCACAGTCAAAGGCAGCCAGATCTTACCCTGCGCGTCACAGCAAGCGATGCCGAGGCCGAACTTATTGCAAACGGCATTTCTCTTTCACCGGGACAGCTCCTGGATGTCGCGCGGGATGTGACCTCTGGCGATGTAATGGGGATGGCCGCATTGCGGGAAGGCCGAGTTCGATTTCAGGATGAGGGATCACAACTGGTAGCGGAGTTAGCACCGCGAGGTTCTAAGATCCTCGACTGTTGCGCCGCCCCCGGCGGTAAAACGCTGATTCTTGCTGAAAGAAATCCTGATGCGAAGATCGTGGCGTGTGAATCCAGTCCGCAGCGGATCGCGCATTTACGCGAGCGGCTTGCCGCGGTGGGCGATCGCGTAGAGTGCCGGCTCACCGACGCCGCCACACTTGAAGACACATCTGTCTACGACGTAGTCCTGGTCGACGTGCCGTGCAGCGGCACAGGAACACTGGGGCGTAATCCTGAAATCCGCCATCGGCTGGTGCCGGAGGATCTTCCGCGGCAGGCAGAACGACAGCGGGCTATTCTGAGTGCAGCCTTGCGTGCGGTCCGACCGGGTGGGCACATCGTGTATTCCACATGTTCTCTGGAAGTCGAGGAAAACGAACAGGTAGTTTATGCCGTACTGGCGCAGCGCCCGGGTGCGCGGGTGATTTCGCTCGAAACGCGGATTGAGGAATTGCGGATTGAAGGCATTCTCACTCCAACTGGGTCGACCGCGCTGCTTCAATGCATCTCGCCGCGAGGTGCTCTGCACCTTTTGCCGGGAGTTCTTCAAACGGACGGATTTTTCGTCACGCTGATCAAGAAGATGGCGTGA